A genome region from Fusarium musae strain F31 chromosome 5, whole genome shotgun sequence includes the following:
- a CDS encoding hypothetical protein (EggNog:ENOG41) — MAPTEAELLANYLIQPSSLTAIVTLEQFKALFPRPLQSSPQIRSLFRDLQAQRTDLLDQVAENIAHEAKRGIAMRREVVRAKREAEREDIDAEIEMERALFGDASGAASAKHTLNSVIPELEGAAGALHAELAHLKEEEAILLDSVQQTIGELSDLRYGKFANGRISEGVIDGLKNVEAACENKS, encoded by the exons ATGGCACCAACAGAAGCAGAACTTCTTGCAAATTACCTCATACAGCCATCTTCTTTGACCGCTATCGTCACACTCGAGCAATTCAAAGCCCTTTTCCCCCGTCCACTACAATCCTCACCTCAGATTCGATCACTCTTTCGAGATCTACAAGCTCAACGCACAGATCTTCTCGACCAAGTCGCCGAGAACATCGCACATGAAGCGAAACGAGGGATCGCAATGCGGCGAGAAGTCGTACGGGCTAAGCGCGAGGCAGAGCGAGAGGATATAGACGCCGAGATTGAGATGGAGCGAGCA TTATTTGGAGATGCTTCAGGTGCAGCGAGTGCCAAACATACTCTCAACTCTGTTATTCCAGAACTTGAGGGTGCCGCAGGTGCACTACATGCCGAACTTGCACAtttgaaagaggaagaagcaatATTGCTCGACTCTGTACAACAGACTATAGGAGAATTGAGCGATCTACGATACGGGAAATTCGCCAATGGTCGCATAAGCGAGGGGGTTATTGATGGCCTCAAAAACGTAGAAGCAGCTTGCGAAAACAAATCATGA
- a CDS encoding hypothetical protein (EggNog:ENOG41): MNPQMGQQGQGQQAGAGQAQQRPPPMYQPNQIRNLPTLSDEEKSKYEAGLQGLWNKANNSPQNSPDHIAARQKIIEFSKMLITKIQQRRSQQMQGQNAQNQQARPQQMQQNAAGQANQAQPQQQAAGAAAGNQSAAAAAVRRNPVPDHIQQHVNKINFRAPQSVIDKSAAEATKWIEEIKERYTRALMTMDASKQKVAQIDKIINDRAAAGQPFKEDELRQLQLKKDQQLKAHTDAHKWVDNVRKQQGSLQGTGQAQAQGQTQPQAQNSARLPQQGNQPVQQAAATQQNQPQAQPRPQQQHQQQQTQAAQSQPQATQQQNNAQANTAPVNAAVEVAKQQLAAVSRASPVNGTPGTAPAQVRPGQGTPQPGRQQLPAAQVQVKQEPGAPPMNPVMASAAAQNQAGTPTQQSAPRIPTPQQAAASAPVTATGPQQALSHSAAMDLANQKAINTPGSASVPGRPAATGTPTPGSAVNQGVMGPNVPQQPTPQGHPHAHPPQPQQTPMQSKMPIPKVLPEKATAVPQGVSVGGGVNTGRPTMSQGSGTLGGVINQPAMARIPAYNHEAEGDHVLSKKKLDELVRQVCGGPIEGQDGNLLTPEVEENVLNMADSFVDSVLHAACRNSKERGSKVLEIRDIQLVLERTYNIRVPGYSSDELRTVRKIQPSTGWIAKMSAVQAAKVMPGKGE, translated from the exons ATGAATCCTCAGATGGGccagcaaggccaaggccagcaAGCTGGTGCTGGTCAGGCACAACAACGCCCACCACCTATGTATCAACCCAACCAAATCAGAAACCTTCCAACATTGAGTGATGAGGAAAAGTCCAAGTACGAGGCCGGATTGCAGGGTCTTTGGAACAAAGCCAACAACTCTCCCCAGAACAGCCCGGATCACATTGCTGCCCGTCAAAAGATTATAGAGTTCTCCAAGATGCTTATCACAAAGATCCAGCAAAGACGCTCCCAGCAAATGCAAGGACAGAATGCCCAAAACCAGCAGGCTCGCCCTCAGCAAATGCAACAGAACGCTGCTGGGCAAGCAAATCAAGCacagcctcagcaacaagctGCCGGGGCTGCTGCAGGTAATCAatccgctgctgctgctgccgttCGACGAAACCCAGTTCCCGACCACATCCAGCAGCAtgttaataagattaattttcGAGCTCCTCAGTCCGTCATCGATAAATCCGCTGCGGAGGCTACCAAATGGATagaagagatcaaggaacGTTATACCCGAGCCTTGATGACTATGGATGCGAGCAAACAAAAAGTGGCTCAAATTGATAAAATCATCAATGATAGAGCCGCGGCCGGACAGCCGTTTAAAGAAGACGAGCTTCGACAGCTACAATTGAAGAAGGATCAGCAGCTCAAAGCCCATACGGATGCCCATAAATGGGTTGACAATGTGCGCAAGCAACAGGGAAGTCTGCAGGGCACTGGCCAGGCTCAAGCACAAGGTCAAACTCAACCGCAAGCACAAAACTCTGCCAGGTTGCCGCAACAAGGAAATCAGCCGGTGCAGCAGGCTGCAGCGACACAACAAAATCAACCGCAAGCACAGCCGAggccgcagcagcagcatcaacaacaacaaacccAGGCAGCGCAGAGCCAACCTCAAGCGACTCAGCAACAGAACAACGCGCAGGCCAATACTGCCCCTGTTAACGCGGCCGTCGAAGTTGCTAAGCAGCAGTTAGCCGCCGTCAGTCGAGCTTCCCCAGTGAACGGAACACCTGGAACAGCACCGGCGCAGGTACGTCCCGGGCAAGGGACACCTCAACCAGGACGCCAGCAACTACCAGCGGCGCAAGTTCAGGTTAAACAGGAACCTGGTGCACCCCCCATGAATCCTGTGATGGCTTCGGCAGCTGCGCAGAATCAGGCTGGGACGCCGACACAGCAGAGCGCACCACGGATCCCTACGCCCCAACAGGCGGCGGCTTCTGCTCCAGTCACGGCGACGGGTCCTCAGCAGGCTCTCAGTCACTCAGCTGCGATGGATCTTGCAAACCAGAAGGCTATTAACACTCCAGGAAGTGCCTCGGTGCCTGGCCGGCCTGCCGCAACTGGAACACCTACACCGGGTAGTGCAGTGAATCAAGGAGTGATGGGACCTAACGTTCCTCAGCAACCAACACCACAAGGCCATCCACATGCACATCCTCCACAACCCCAACAAACGCCAATGCAGTCTAAAATGCCTATCCCCAAGGTGCTTCCTGAAAAGGCTACAGCTGTGCCCCAAGGTGTTtcggttggtggtggtgtgaACACTGGTCGGCCTACAATGTCCCAAGGCAGCGGAACCCTTGGCGGCGTTATTAACCAACCGGCGATGGCTAGAATTCCGGCCTACAACCATGAAGCTGAGGGAGATCACGTTTTGAGTAAGAAGAAATTGGACGAACTCGTTCGGCAAGTATGCGGAGGCCCGATCGAGGGGCAAGATGGAAACCTGCTCACTCCTGAAGTGGAGGAG AACGTCCTGAACATGGCAGACTCGTTCGTTGACAGTGTCCTCCATGCGGCGTGTCGAAACTCAAAGGAGCGTGGTTCCAAAGTGCTCGAGATTCGTGACATTCAACTTGTCTTAGAGAGAACTTACAACATCCGTGTCCCTGGATACTCGTCTGATGAGCTTCGTACTGTCCGCAAGATCCAGCCATCTACTGGATGGATTGCAAAAATGAGTGCAGTCCAAGCGGCGAAGGTCATGCCTGGCAAGGGTGAATGA
- a CDS encoding hypothetical protein (EggNog:ENOG41), protein MRFSSSTVLAALPALAATQDSPIDQYKAQFQNVIGQFASYIPNPGHHDPVAAAEAKAGSMRLNVLTLENWKQTLYEPVSAGATTPEEWWLLISGGNKTCYGRCGTVEQAFNETAAKFALLDNTPHMAYLNCDNQPILCNAWSAGPASLYIIEMLPEPAPVEIYSKRLNLTTTTSDTLVAFHESGSKDQFHRIDSSWFHPFNGKLAEYGVAVPFGYLMWAMGLIPNWLFMLVVSFGSRAMMSRRMQGVNGGPQAGAQRAQ, encoded by the exons ATGCGCTTCTCGTCCTCAACTGTTCTTGCGGCTCTGCCCGCCCTTGCTGCCACTCAGGACTCGCCTATCGACCAGTACAAGGCCCAGTTCCAAAATGTCATCGGACAGTTCGCCTCTTATATTCCCAACCCAGGCCACCATGACCCTGTTGCAGCCGCTGAGGCGAAGGCTGGTTCTATGAGACTCAACGTCCTGACCCTTGAAAACTGGAAGCAAACCCTTTACGAGCCTGTTTCCGCAGGTGCTACTACACCTGAGGAGTGGTGGTTGCTCATCTCTGGCGGCAACAAGACATGCTACG GCCGATGCGGAACTGTCGAGCAGGCCTTCAACGAGACCGCTGCGAAGTTTGCGCTCCTCGACAACACTCCCCATATGGCTTACTTGAATTGCGACAACCAGCCCATTCTCTGCAATGCCTGGTCTGCGGGCCCCGCCAGCCTCTATATCATTGAGATGCTCCCCGAACCCGCGCCGGTCGAGATTTATAGCAAGAGGCTTAACTTGACCACCACAACCTCGGACACTCTGGTTGCCTTCCACGAATCCGGCAGCAAGGACCAGTTCCATCGCATTGACAGCAGCTGGTTCCATCCCTTCAACGGCAAGCTTGCCGAGTACGGCGTAGCTGTTCCCTTCGGCTACCTCATGTGGGCTATGGGCCTCATCCCCAACTGGCTCTTCATGCTCGTTGTCTCTTTCGGTAGCCGCGCCATGAT GTCCCGTCGTATGCAAGGCGTCAACGGTGGCCCTCAGGCTGGTGCTCAGCGCGCCCAATAA
- a CDS encoding hypothetical protein (EggNog:ENOG41): MAPARQQPAPPPFSKDEKVLCFHMDMLYEAKIMDVQPGEKPSDGYKYKVHYKGWKNTWDDWVLVDRIRPFDDEHKELAAQLHAQLKHNIQRSTKQPKKGLRSGAESARVSEERSGSATVQGGRGGRRGKDWELEQGSPDLAQPDKLVDSLKSVKKVKLAKLKEPKDHLALLPSSGHRYVTESGKLIHDDRYAMPLTVEDEPKQPRQKPLKPSAKPKPRSCDQLETEDAFHNKPMIKLPVPDHIQAMLVDDWENITKNNQLVPLPHNKPVAKIFEDYLAHERPYREEGSSSMDILEEVVAGFREYFEKALSRILLYRFERHQYMELKKLWENPEANPEITNVCDVYGAEHLARLIVSLPELLAQTNMDQQSVSRLREEIGKFNVWLGRNCETYFVNEYETPSQEYIDKARSF, encoded by the exons ATGGCTCCTGCTCGACAGCAACCGGCGCCACCGCCGTTCAGCAAAGATGAAAAAGTGCTCTGTTTCCACATGGACATGCTCTACGAGGCCAAGATTATGGATGTTCAGCCAGGTGAGAAGCCCAGTGACGGATACAAGTACAAAGTCCATTACAAGGGGTGGAAGAACACCTGGGACGACTGGGTGCTGGTAGACCGTATCCGGCCATTCGACGATGAGCACAAAGAGCTGGCTGCACAGTTGCACGCGCAGTTGAAGCATAACATCCAACGAAGCACTAAGCAGCCGAAAAAGGGCCTGAGAAGTGGTGCTGAGTCTGCTAGAGTCAGCGAGGAGCGATCAGGCTCTGCCACTGTTCAAGGGGGGAGgggaggaagacgaggcaAAGACTGGGAATTGGAACAG GGCTCTCCTGATTTGGCTCAGCCTGACAAGTTGGTGGATTCTCTTAAGTCCGTTAAGAAGGTCAAGTtggccaagctcaaagaACCCAAGGatcatcttgctcttctcccATCTAGTGGCCATCGCTATGTAACAGAGTCGGGCAAACTGATCCATGATGATCGCTACGCTATGCCCTTGACTGTCGAAGACGAGCCAAAGCAGCCACGTCAGAAGCCTCTCAAGCCTAgtgccaagcccaagccgcGCTCATGCGACCAGCTCGAGACG GAGGATGCTTTTCACAACAAACCTATGATTAAACTCCCAGTACCCGACCACATTCAAGCGATGCTGGTTGATGATTGGgaaaacatcaccaagaataACCAGCTTGTCCCTCTTCCTCACAATAAGCCAGTCGCCAAGATATTTGAAGACTATCTTGCGCATGAGCGTCCATACCGCGAGGAGGGATCTTCCAGCATGGACATCTTGGAAGAAGTCGTCGCAGGCTTCCGCGAGTACTTCGAGAAGGCTCTCAGCAGAATCTTGCTGTACCG TTTCGAGCGCCACCAGTACatggagctcaagaagctctgggAGAACCCTGAGGCGAACCCAGAAATCACCAATGTCTGCGATGTCTATGGCGCTGAGCATCTTGCTCGGCTAATTG TCTCTCTCCCCGAACTGTTGGCGCAGACCAACATGGACCAGCAGTCCGTGTCCCGTCTTCGAGAGGAGATAGGAAAGTTCAATGTCTGGCTAGGACGTAACTGCGAGACATATTTTGTTAACGAGTACGAGACTCCCAGCCAGGAGTATATTGACAAAGCTCGTAGCTTCTGA
- a CDS encoding hypothetical protein (BUSCO:EOG09262CMP), which yields MPSKTPNNNGKKPAGNNVQKNKDVEMTDSTKPKGKKSAKDGDEEMTVVVPPSKSKKSDKMAADAEGDVSMGEEEEEAKVDPVTQTIADIKSNFALIDRAVSLFDARFSLRALRSISIIRKRLTPDIIAQVISEAFPATVNSSAAVKPLLSAIERDDVILGRQSGSEMEIDEAKTSGKNSAKKEAKEPIPEIDIFLGILVQVFLFDSKQFQRGADFSKYLSDRVQSLNRRTLDSLSAKVYFYYSIFCEHIAPLPPSPQSPVVAIRPTLLAALRTAVLRKDVDTQASVIVLLLRNYLSTSHINQADLLVSHTQFPENAVNNQVARFLYYLGRIRAIQLRYTEAHEHLTAATRKAPSSSCALGFAQTATKLLYVVELLMGDIPDRAMFRQPTMEVALQPYFLLVKSVRVGNLEDFETAIADHADTFRRDSTYSLILRLRQNVIKTGIRMMSLSYSRISLRDICIRLHLGSEESAEYIVAKAIRDGVIEATLDRERGFMKSKEVGDVYATREPGEAFHDRIRACLALHDESVKAMRFPMNQHRLELKNAQEAREREREMAKEIQEGDLDEDDLGGDFDGI from the exons ATGCCCAGCAAGACGCCAAACAACAACGGAAAGAAGCCTGCCGGGAACAACGTTCAGAAAAATAAGGACGTAGAGATGACGGACAGCACAAAacccaagggcaagaagtccgccaaggatggtgatgaagagatgacCGTTGTTGTTCCTCCTTCAAAGTCGAAAAAGTCTGACAAGATGGCCGCTGACGCTGAAGGTGACGTGTCAAtgggcgaagaagaggaagaggccaaggTTGACCCTGTAACACAGACTATCGCAG ATATCAAGAGCAACTTTGCTTTGATAGATCGTGCGGTTTCACTTTTCGACGCCAGATTCTCCCTTCGCGCCTTACGATCTATCTCCATCATCCGCAAGCGTTTGACCCCCGATATCATTGCACAGGTCATTTCCGAGGCCTTCCCAGCTACCGTCAACTCGAGTGCCGCTGTCAAGCCGCTCTTGTCTGCTATTGAGCGCGATGATGTTATCCTGGGCCGACAGAGTGGTTCAGAGATGGAAATCGATGAGGCGAAGACTTCTGGCAAGAACAGTGCTAAgaaagaagccaaggaaccCATTCCTGAGATTGATATTTTCCTTGGTATTCTTGTCCAGGTCTTCCTCTTTGACTCCAAGCAGTTCCAGCGCGGTGCCGACTTCTCTAAGTACCTTTCGGACAGAGTCCAGTCGCTCAATCGCCGTACACTTGACTCTTTGTCTGCCAAGGTCTACTTCTACTACTCCATCTTTTGCGAGCACATTGCACCTCTTCCCCCTTCTCCCCAATCTCCCGTCGTCGCTATCCGGCCAACTCTCCTCGCCGCTCTCCGAACCGCCGTGCTACGTAAAGATGTCGACACGCAAGCATCGGTTATCGTTCTACTGCTGCGAAACTATCTATCAACTTCGCACATCAACCAGGCTGATCTCTTGGTCTCACATACCCAGTTTCCCGAGAACGCTGTCAACAACCAGGTAGCACGATTTCTCTACTACCTCGGTCGCATTCGAGCTATTCAGCTGCGCTACACTGAGGCTCATGAGCATCTCACTGCTGCCACCCGAAAGGCTCCTTCTAGCAGCTGCGCCCTTGGTTTTGCTCAGACGGCCACTAAGCTGCTCTATGTTGTTGAGCTGTTGATGGGTGACATTCCTGACCGAGCTATGTTCCGACAGCCAACAATGGAGGTCGCTCTCCAGCCCTACTTCCTCCTGGTCAAGTCGGTCAGAGTTGGAAACCTTGAGGACTTTGAGACAGCCATTGCCGATCATGCCGATACCTTCCGACGAGATAGCACGTACAGCCTCATCCTCCGTTTACGACAGAACGTCATCAAGACCGGTATTCGTATGATGTCTCTGTCCTACTCTCGCATCTCTCTTCGTGACATTTGCATTCGTCTGCACCTTGGTAGCGAGGAGTCGGCTGAGTACATTGTTGCCAAGGCTATCCGCGACGGTGTAATTGAAGCTACCTTGGATCGTGAGAGGGGTTTTATGAAGAGCAAGGAGGTTGGTGACGTGTATGCTACTCGTGAGCCGGGTGAGGCGTTCCACGACCGAATTCGAGCATGTTTAGCTCTTCACGACGAGAGTGTAAAG GCTATGCGATTCCCTATGAATCAACATCgtcttgagctcaagaacGCCCAGGAGGCCCGTGAGCGTGAGCGTGAGATGGCCAAGGAGATCCAGGAAGGTGACTTAGACGAGGACGATCTCGGCGGAGACTTTGACGGTATCTAA